A window of the Kosakonia radicincitans DSM 16656 genome harbors these coding sequences:
- a CDS encoding LysR family transcriptional regulator has protein sequence MLRENIVNLLSFIEVARECSFTKAAARLGVTQSTLSHSVKTLEERLGVKLLIRTTRNVAPTDAGEQLLNILVPRLGEIDEKLNDLASNNSSPVGNIRIATSEHAADAYLWPKVKEFLAAWPKINVELFIDNGFNNIVAERFDAGVRLGEFIEKDMVAVRISPDFRMKVVGSADYFSRHSAPVTPDDLHQHECINFRLSTSGGIYCWEFARAGQEIKVKVKGRFIVNTVRQCVEAASAGLGLAYVPEDLVNDALASGELVQVLEEWCPVFPGYFLYYPNRQQHSNAFHLFIEAVRRHPF, from the coding sequence ATGCTACGAGAGAATATTGTCAATCTGTTATCGTTTATTGAAGTGGCTCGTGAGTGCAGTTTTACGAAAGCGGCGGCAAGACTTGGCGTTACCCAATCGACATTAAGTCATTCGGTGAAAACGCTGGAGGAGCGTCTGGGGGTGAAATTGCTGATCCGCACCACGCGCAATGTCGCGCCAACGGATGCTGGCGAACAGTTACTGAATATCCTTGTTCCACGTCTGGGGGAAATTGATGAAAAGCTCAACGATCTGGCAAGTAATAACAGTTCGCCGGTGGGAAATATCCGCATTGCCACCAGCGAACATGCTGCGGATGCTTATTTATGGCCAAAGGTAAAAGAATTCCTCGCGGCCTGGCCAAAAATTAATGTCGAACTTTTTATCGACAATGGTTTTAATAATATTGTCGCTGAACGTTTTGATGCTGGCGTCAGGTTAGGAGAATTCATTGAAAAAGATATGGTTGCGGTACGCATCAGCCCCGATTTTCGTATGAAGGTGGTCGGCTCTGCAGACTATTTTTCACGCCATTCCGCGCCTGTAACACCGGATGATTTACATCAGCATGAGTGTATTAATTTTCGACTCTCGACGAGCGGAGGTATTTATTGCTGGGAATTTGCCAGGGCCGGGCAGGAAATTAAAGTTAAAGTGAAAGGGCGATTTATTGTCAATACTGTGAGGCAGTGCGTTGAAGCGGCGAGTGCCGGGCTTGGTCTGGCTTATGTGCCTGAGGATCTTGTTAACGATGCGCTGGCATCCGGCGAGCTGGTACAAGTGTTAGAGGAGTGGTGCCCGGTTTTCCCCGGTTATTTTCTCTATTACCCGAACCGGCAACAGCACAGTAATGCCTTCCATTTATTTATTGAAGCCGTGCGTCGCCATCCGTTTTGA
- a CDS encoding YdgH/BhsA/McbA-like domain containing protein: MQRFTFIMATLFILGTTQQAFSAEQISDSTGKQRIGVVSVSNALTLDELVNQLAEKADRQGASAFRVLSTTGNNKLHGDAEIYK, translated from the coding sequence ATGCAACGTTTCACTTTTATCATGGCCACCCTGTTTATTTTAGGCACAACACAACAGGCATTTTCCGCTGAACAAATTAGCGACAGCACAGGTAAACAAAGAATTGGCGTGGTCTCTGTCAGCAATGCGCTGACGCTGGATGAACTGGTGAATCAGCTTGCCGAAAAAGCCGATCGGCAGGGTGCGAGCGCTTTTCGGGTATTATCGACGACCGGCAATAATAAGCTACACGGTGATGCCGAAATTTATAAATAA
- the ompC gene encoding porin OmpC: MKISQLSLLVSAAVLCSSVQAAEIYNKDGNKLDLYGLISAEHYFSDNSGWNGDQTYMRLGFRGETQINDQLTGYGQWQMHIDANKSEGDTNTPRTRYGFAGLKFANYGSLDYGRNKGVLYDSLGYTDMQPEFDGMTYGSDQFMFSRGNGMLTYRNTDFFGLVDGLNFSLQYQGKNDGAGESGAGRNVLRQNGDGYGMSLEYNIGAGVSVVGAMSSADRTNAQNDTANIYGSGKRAEAYSGAIKYDANNIYLAAMFTQAYNASRFGSSSSDTQTFGYANESQIFEAYASYQFDFGLQPFVAYNALKGKKIGSNTSGVSYGDEDIEKYVDLGATYYFNKNFNMFVDYKINLIDDDKFTDAAGINTDDVVAVGMVYQF, translated from the coding sequence ATGAAAATTTCTCAACTGAGTCTTTTAGTCTCTGCTGCAGTGCTGTGCTCTTCTGTACAGGCTGCGGAAATCTATAATAAAGACGGTAATAAGTTAGACTTATATGGTTTGATTTCAGCAGAACATTATTTTTCTGATAATAGCGGCTGGAATGGCGACCAGACTTATATGCGTCTTGGCTTCCGTGGTGAAACACAAATCAACGACCAACTGACGGGTTACGGCCAGTGGCAGATGCATATCGATGCCAATAAATCCGAAGGCGATACCAATACACCGCGTACTCGTTATGGTTTTGCTGGTTTAAAATTCGCCAATTATGGCTCACTGGATTACGGTCGTAATAAAGGCGTTTTGTATGACTCACTCGGTTATACCGATATGCAGCCTGAGTTCGATGGCATGACCTACGGTTCCGATCAGTTTATGTTCAGCCGTGGTAATGGCATGCTGACTTACCGCAATACTGATTTCTTCGGCCTGGTCGATGGTCTGAATTTCTCCCTGCAATATCAGGGTAAAAATGACGGCGCGGGTGAATCTGGAGCCGGTCGTAATGTGCTGCGCCAGAATGGCGACGGCTACGGTATGTCGCTGGAATATAACATTGGCGCAGGCGTAAGCGTTGTCGGCGCGATGAGTTCTGCCGATCGTACTAATGCACAGAATGATACAGCCAATATTTATGGCAGCGGCAAACGCGCAGAAGCCTATTCCGGCGCAATCAAATATGACGCCAATAATATTTATCTGGCAGCCATGTTTACTCAGGCTTATAACGCTTCACGCTTTGGTAGCTCATCCAGCGATACGCAGACTTTCGGTTATGCTAACGAATCGCAGATTTTTGAAGCCTATGCCAGCTATCAGTTCGACTTTGGCTTACAGCCGTTCGTTGCGTATAACGCGCTGAAAGGCAAAAAAATCGGCAGCAATACCAGCGGTGTTAGCTACGGTGATGAAGATATCGAAAAATATGTTGACCTGGGTGCAACTTACTATTTCAACAAAAACTTCAATATGTTCGTCGATTATAAAATTAACCTGATCGATGACGATAAATTCACCGATGCGGCTGGCATCAATACCGATGACGTTGTCGCTGTAGGTATGGTTTATCAGTTCTGA
- a CDS encoding EAL and HDOD domain-containing protein, with protein sequence MFSFVARQAIFDANMNTVGYELLFRDSMTNRFPDVTPEYATAQIIVEQFLGAPLGRLKEYSAIFVNFPYELLVQGMAETLPKDRVIVEILETAKPTPLLLHTVKQLSAHGFRIALDDFELGDGWNAFLPYINIIKFDVRINTPEEISGYIKDKGALLKDTVFLAEKVETQEEYECFKNIGCTLFQGHFFSRPVIHSGNKLIQNQAITLKLMKEVNTDSPDFSKIEALLKQDLALSFKIMRYAQNIVFNARGIKHIRSQSLKDIIFYLGTNELRRFVLVSCLTSVNKDETDDIYRQSLIRAKFCELASAHSISRHSADDAFIVGLFSQLDSIFEMPMADLISQIDISANVMLALREKKGTLYPYLRLIELYEQHQWEEVSALGHRLGFNRSMIAELIKAATKWTDDIPSDSL encoded by the coding sequence ATGTTCTCTTTTGTCGCCCGCCAGGCGATTTTTGATGCAAATATGAACACAGTCGGTTACGAGTTGTTGTTCAGAGACAGTATGACAAACCGGTTTCCCGACGTAACGCCGGAGTACGCGACTGCTCAAATTATTGTGGAACAATTTCTCGGCGCGCCGCTGGGCCGTCTGAAAGAGTACAGCGCTATTTTCGTCAACTTCCCCTATGAATTGCTGGTGCAGGGCATGGCGGAAACGTTGCCGAAAGATAGAGTGATTGTGGAAATTCTCGAAACGGCCAAACCGACGCCGCTGCTGCTGCATACAGTAAAACAGCTCTCTGCGCATGGCTTTCGCATTGCGCTGGACGACTTCGAACTTGGCGATGGCTGGAATGCCTTTCTCCCCTATATCAACATCATTAAATTCGATGTGCGGATAAACACGCCGGAAGAAATAAGCGGCTATATCAAAGACAAAGGCGCCTTACTAAAAGATACGGTGTTTCTGGCGGAAAAAGTCGAAACGCAGGAAGAGTATGAGTGTTTTAAAAATATAGGCTGCACGCTGTTTCAGGGCCATTTTTTCAGCAGACCGGTGATCCACTCCGGCAACAAGCTGATTCAAAACCAGGCCATCACCCTGAAACTGATGAAAGAGGTGAATACCGATTCGCCGGATTTCAGCAAGATCGAGGCGCTATTGAAGCAGGATCTGGCGCTGTCGTTCAAAATCATGCGTTATGCGCAAAATATTGTCTTTAACGCCCGCGGCATTAAACATATCCGCAGCCAGTCGTTAAAAGACATTATTTTCTATCTTGGTACCAATGAGTTGCGCCGCTTCGTGCTGGTCTCCTGCCTGACATCGGTCAATAAAGACGAGACTGATGATATTTATCGCCAGAGCCTGATTCGCGCCAAGTTTTGCGAACTGGCATCGGCGCACTCGATTAGCCGCCACTCCGCAGACGACGCGTTTATCGTCGGCCTCTTCTCACAGCTCGACAGCATTTTCGAAATGCCGATGGCGGATCTGATAAGCCAGATCGATATCTCCGCCAACGTCATGCTGGCGCTGCGGGAAAAAAAAGGCACGTTGTACCCTTACCTGCGCCTGATCGAACTCTACGAACAGCACCAGTGGGAAGAGGTCAGCGCCCTTGGTCACCGTCTGGGTTTCAATCGCAGCATGATTGCGGAACTGATTAAAGCGGCAACCAAATGGACCGACGATATTCCTTCTGACAGCCTCTGA
- a CDS encoding helix-turn-helix domain-containing protein, with amino-acid sequence MVKLEHIIDELLIWIDSNIHKPLKIEDVAQRSGYSKWHLQRVFYQVKNTNLANYIRDRKLEMAARDLIQSDESILSISWKYGFDSQQSFTRSFAKKYRLPPSRFRRLNGKTETSHAPV; translated from the coding sequence GTGGTCAAACTCGAACATATCATTGATGAATTACTCATCTGGATTGACAGCAACATTCATAAGCCGCTGAAAATAGAAGATGTGGCACAGCGTTCCGGCTATTCAAAGTGGCATCTGCAACGCGTTTTCTATCAGGTGAAGAATACCAACCTGGCGAATTATATTCGCGACAGAAAACTGGAAATGGCAGCACGAGATTTAATCCAGAGTGACGAAAGCATACTCTCAATTTCGTGGAAATATGGCTTCGACTCGCAACAGTCGTTCACCCGTAGTTTTGCAAAAAAATACCGTTTACCACCCTCCCGCTTTCGGCGTTTAAACGGCAAGACAGAAACCTCCCACGCACCAGTTTGA
- a CDS encoding winged helix-turn-helix domain-containing protein — protein sequence MEKLTVYGYRLGKNSEIEFVPFKKSLIRYGSAESNVSLRLTMANLLTYLLSHAVGTVVADKALQIQVWENHGLRCSSQRLWQVMNNLKRKLEQFDLPEDFIVRVAGKGYMIPDEMVLKLYCREGFFKTDGDARLQ from the coding sequence ATGGAAAAACTCACTGTTTATGGCTATCGCCTGGGTAAAAATAGCGAAATCGAATTTGTACCTTTTAAAAAAAGCCTTATCCGCTATGGTTCTGCGGAAAGTAATGTCAGTTTACGGCTAACAATGGCTAATTTGCTGACCTACCTGTTAAGTCATGCAGTTGGCACCGTGGTGGCGGATAAAGCATTACAGATCCAGGTATGGGAAAACCACGGCCTGCGCTGCTCCAGCCAGCGTTTGTGGCAGGTGATGAATAACCTGAAGCGCAAGCTGGAGCAGTTTGATTTACCGGAAGATTTTATAGTGCGGGTGGCGGGAAAAGGTTACATGATCCCTGATGAGATGGTGCTTAAACTTTATTGTCGGGAAGGTTTTTTCAAAACGGATGGCGACGCACGGCTTCAATAA
- a CDS encoding heavy metal sensor histidine kinase yields MCKHSIAGRMALMFAVAYVFVVVTFGVVLRSSLYESLQSQMHNELLFRESLMAPWVENRQSIDGWKSLTTKFNTLSSYEGGRVKYWLVADDPRFDMGGPPPKGVEWASLKNGFSTAPGETEASCLLFLYSREIPASGERPAMRYVVAIDSTPYMGTLYEFTCALVLVSCIGVFLIALLGYLIARFGMRPVNTLSEQAHQLAPGNHGQRLQAHTLPDELQTLAVSFNGALERQEIAWRQLESFNADVAHELRTPLTNLIGQTQLGLSRQRSIEELQDLLESNLEELERMTSIVNDMLFLSHAQAGEHATQLTTVSLREEAYKTFEYVEPSFAEKNLQVQVEGDVTASIDRRLFHRSLANLLENSARHAPQDSTIIVRLQNVGELAHVAVSNNGEEIAQSHLARLFERFYRVDASRTRSDTHHGLGLSIVRAVANMHQGDVFATSANGINTFGFTLALKREAASREAEKR; encoded by the coding sequence TTGTGTAAACACTCGATTGCCGGACGCATGGCGCTGATGTTCGCCGTGGCGTATGTGTTTGTCGTCGTCACCTTTGGCGTTGTGCTCAGAAGCTCGTTGTATGAGTCGCTGCAAAGCCAGATGCATAACGAATTATTATTCCGCGAATCGTTGATGGCGCCGTGGGTGGAAAACCGTCAGTCCATCGACGGCTGGAAATCCCTGACCACCAAATTTAATACGCTCTCCTCCTATGAGGGCGGGCGCGTGAAGTACTGGCTAGTGGCCGATGATCCCCGCTTTGATATGGGCGGTCCGCCGCCGAAAGGCGTGGAGTGGGCTTCGCTGAAAAACGGGTTCAGCACCGCGCCAGGCGAAACGGAAGCATCCTGCCTGCTGTTCCTCTACTCCCGCGAAATCCCGGCGAGCGGCGAACGCCCGGCGATGCGCTATGTGGTGGCGATAGATTCCACGCCTTATATGGGCACGTTGTATGAATTTACCTGTGCACTGGTGCTGGTCAGCTGTATCGGTGTCTTCCTGATTGCGCTGCTGGGTTATTTGATCGCCCGTTTCGGTATGCGTCCGGTGAATACATTAAGCGAGCAGGCACACCAGCTTGCGCCGGGTAATCATGGTCAGCGTCTGCAGGCGCATACTTTACCGGACGAGTTGCAAACGCTGGCGGTCTCGTTTAATGGCGCGCTGGAGCGCCAGGAGATCGCCTGGCGCCAACTGGAGAGCTTTAATGCCGATGTGGCGCACGAACTGCGTACTCCGCTAACCAACCTGATTGGCCAGACGCAGCTTGGCTTGTCACGTCAACGCTCCATAGAAGAGTTACAGGATCTGCTGGAGTCCAACCTCGAAGAGCTGGAGCGCATGACCTCCATCGTCAACGATATGCTGTTTTTATCCCATGCCCAGGCGGGCGAACACGCCACCCAGCTCACCACGGTTTCTCTGCGCGAAGAGGCTTACAAAACGTTTGAGTATGTCGAGCCTTCGTTTGCCGAGAAGAATCTCCAGGTGCAGGTCGAGGGAGATGTCACGGCATCCATTGACCGCCGTCTGTTCCATCGTTCGCTGGCGAATTTGCTGGAAAACAGCGCCCGCCATGCGCCGCAGGACAGCACAATCATTGTGCGGCTGCAAAACGTCGGTGAACTGGCGCATGTCGCGGTGTCGAATAACGGCGAGGAGATCGCGCAAAGCCACCTTGCGCGGCTGTTTGAACGTTTCTATCGTGTGGATGCCTCCCGCACCCGCAGCGATACGCACCACGGGCTGGGGCTGTCAATTGTCCGCGCGGTAGCGAACATGCATCAGGGCGATGTGTTTGCCACCAGCGCAAACGGGATCAATACCTTCGGCTTTACCCTGGCGCTGAAGCGCGAAGCGGCCAGCCGCGAGGCGGAAAAGCGCTAA
- a CDS encoding helix-turn-helix domain-containing protein, translating to MGMQQMVVHEIQQWIDENLDRPLRIRDVATRAGYSKWHLQRLFQEVMQVPLGIYIRNKKLESAAEALLTTEDSIITISTRYGYDSQQTFTRTFARKYHMPPGVWRRYHQS from the coding sequence ATGGGTATGCAACAGATGGTGGTACATGAGATCCAGCAGTGGATCGATGAAAACCTCGACCGTCCGCTCAGAATTCGCGATGTCGCCACGCGGGCCGGTTATTCAAAATGGCATTTACAGCGTCTTTTTCAGGAAGTGATGCAGGTGCCGTTAGGGATTTATATCCGTAATAAGAAGCTGGAAAGCGCTGCCGAGGCGCTGCTGACGACGGAAGATTCGATCATCACCATTTCCACGCGTTATGGTTATGACTCACAGCAAACCTTCACCCGCACCTTTGCCCGTAAATACCATATGCCGCCGGGCGTATGGCGTCGGTACCATCAAAGCTAG
- a CDS encoding arsenic transporter, giving the protein MLLAGAIFLFTLVLVIWQPKGLSIGWSAVIGAGLAMVCGVIHLSDIPVVWNIVWNATATFIAVIIISLLLDESGFFEWAALHVARWGNGRGRLLFTYIVLLGAAVAALFANDGAALILTPIVIAMLLALGFSKRATLAFVMAAGFIADTASLPLIVSNLVNIVSADFFRLGFREYASVMVPVDIAAIIATLIMLHLFFRRDIPPVYDMEKLREPALAIKDRATFRAGWVVLLLLLVGFFVLEPLGIPVSAIAAVGALILLAMAKKGHAINTGKVLRGAPWQIVIFSLGMYLVVYGLRNAGLTAYLTDILNMLADKGLWATTLGTGFITAFLSSVMNNMPTVLVGALAIDGSSATGVMKEAMVYANVIGCDLGPKITPIGSLATLLWLHVLAQKNVRVSWGYYFRTGVVMTLPVLFVTLVALALRLSIHP; this is encoded by the coding sequence ATGTTACTGGCAGGGGCAATTTTTTTGTTCACTCTGGTGCTGGTTATCTGGCAGCCGAAGGGGTTGAGTATTGGCTGGAGCGCGGTGATCGGCGCCGGGCTGGCAATGGTCTGCGGGGTGATTCACCTCAGCGATATCCCGGTGGTGTGGAATATTGTGTGGAATGCGACGGCCACCTTTATTGCGGTCATTATTATCAGTCTGTTGCTGGATGAATCCGGCTTTTTCGAATGGGCGGCGCTGCATGTTGCCCGCTGGGGAAACGGGCGCGGTCGGCTCCTGTTCACTTATATTGTATTGCTTGGTGCTGCGGTGGCAGCATTGTTCGCCAACGATGGCGCGGCGCTGATCCTGACGCCGATTGTTATTGCCATGCTGCTGGCGCTGGGGTTCAGCAAACGTGCCACGCTGGCCTTTGTGATGGCGGCGGGGTTCATTGCGGATACCGCCAGTCTGCCGCTGATTGTCTCGAATCTGGTCAATATCGTCTCGGCCGACTTCTTCCGGCTCGGGTTCAGGGAATATGCCTCGGTGATGGTACCGGTGGACATCGCGGCGATTATCGCGACGCTAATCATGCTGCATCTCTTCTTTCGCCGGGATATCCCGCCGGTGTATGACATGGAAAAACTGCGGGAGCCAGCGCTGGCGATTAAGGATCGTGCAACATTCCGCGCCGGTTGGGTTGTTCTGCTGCTGTTGCTGGTCGGTTTTTTTGTGCTGGAGCCGCTGGGTATTCCGGTCAGCGCCATTGCGGCAGTTGGCGCGCTGATTCTGTTGGCGATGGCGAAAAAAGGTCATGCCATCAATACCGGTAAAGTGCTGCGCGGCGCCCCGTGGCAAATCGTGATTTTTTCGTTGGGGATGTACCTCGTCGTCTATGGCTTGCGCAACGCCGGATTAACCGCGTATCTCACCGACATTCTGAATATGCTGGCCGATAAAGGATTATGGGCGACCACTCTGGGAACGGGATTCATCACAGCGTTCCTCTCTTCGGTGATGAATAATATGCCGACGGTGCTGGTGGGCGCGCTGGCCATTGATGGCAGTTCGGCAACCGGCGTAATGAAAGAAGCGATGGTTTATGCCAACGTGATTGGCTGCGATCTTGGGCCAAAAATCACGCCGATTGGTAGCCTGGCGACGCTGCTGTGGTTGCATGTGCTGGCACAAAAAAATGTACGCGTAAGCTGGGGTTACTACTTTCGTACCGGTGTGGTCATGACGCTGCCGGTGCTGTTTGTCACGCTGGTGGCGCTGGCGCTACGCCTCTCTATTCATCCGTAA
- a CDS encoding heavy metal response regulator transcription factor, whose translation MKLLLIEDEEKTSSYINRALSEQGFTLDVVDNGVEGLHLALEYEYDAIVLDIMLPGMDGYQILERLRACKQTPVLMLSARGSVEERVKGLRHGADDYLPKPFSLIELVARIQALLRRRPGDGADITQLHIHDLHLDLLARRVTRGGDRLELTAKEYALLSLLARHQGEILSKMMIAEQVWDMNFDSDANVVEVAIKRLRAKVDNPYPVKLLHTVRGMGYVLETRQESKAS comes from the coding sequence TTGAAGCTGTTACTCATCGAAGACGAGGAAAAGACCTCGTCATATATTAATCGTGCGCTGAGCGAACAGGGTTTCACTCTCGATGTCGTTGATAATGGTGTCGAAGGGCTGCACCTGGCGCTGGAATACGAGTACGACGCGATTGTGCTGGATATCATGTTGCCCGGCATGGACGGTTACCAGATTCTTGAGCGGCTGCGCGCCTGCAAACAGACGCCAGTGCTGATGCTCTCGGCGCGCGGCTCGGTTGAGGAGCGGGTAAAAGGGCTGCGCCACGGCGCGGATGATTATCTGCCAAAACCCTTTTCGCTGATCGAGCTGGTGGCGCGCATTCAGGCGTTGCTGCGCCGCAGACCAGGCGACGGCGCGGACATCACTCAGTTGCATATCCACGATCTGCACCTCGATCTGCTGGCGCGGCGCGTAACGCGCGGCGGCGACCGCCTTGAACTGACGGCGAAAGAGTACGCGCTGCTGAGCCTGCTGGCGCGTCATCAGGGCGAAATCTTGTCAAAAATGATGATCGCCGAACAGGTCTGGGATATGAACTTTGACAGCGATGCCAACGTGGTTGAAGTGGCGATTAAACGCCTGCGCGCCAAAGTTGATAATCCTTATCCCGTTAAGCTGCTGCATACGGTGCGCGGTATGGGGTATGTGCTGGAAACCCGCCAGGAGAGTAAAGCCAGTTGA
- a CDS encoding LysR family transcriptional regulator, with amino-acid sequence MLKDNFNDLFYLIVVARERSFTRAAAKLGVSQSALSHAIRGLEERLQIRLLTRTTRSVAPTDAGESLINSIGPRFKEIEEELIALTDMRDRVAGNIRINLGEHALHSTVWPALQPFLETYPDVHVELTIDNTLTDIVAGRYDAGIRLGEQVARDMVAVRIGPDWRMVVVGSPAYFARYGKPQTPHDLQSHNCINMRLPTLGGLYAWEFSKDGQEIRVRVEGQLTFNNLASRINAATSGMGLAFVPEDCVADAVAQGTLETVLDEWCEPFPGYFLYYPSRKQHTAAFARLIDTLRYSAH; translated from the coding sequence ATGCTAAAAGATAATTTTAACGATCTGTTCTATTTAATTGTGGTAGCGCGGGAACGGAGTTTTACCCGTGCGGCAGCAAAATTAGGCGTATCGCAATCGGCGCTTAGTCATGCTATTCGCGGGCTGGAAGAGAGACTGCAAATTCGCTTATTAACGCGTACTACCCGCAGCGTCGCACCAACCGACGCGGGTGAGTCATTAATTAATAGTATTGGCCCACGTTTTAAAGAGATTGAGGAAGAGCTGATTGCACTGACCGATATGCGCGATCGCGTGGCGGGGAATATTCGCATCAATCTTGGTGAACACGCTTTGCATTCCACCGTGTGGCCCGCGCTGCAGCCGTTTCTCGAAACCTACCCCGATGTTCACGTTGAATTAACCATTGATAATACCCTGACCGATATTGTCGCCGGGCGCTATGATGCCGGTATCCGCCTTGGCGAGCAGGTTGCCAGAGATATGGTTGCGGTGCGTATTGGCCCCGACTGGCGCATGGTTGTGGTGGGTTCTCCGGCTTATTTTGCGCGTTACGGTAAACCGCAAACGCCACATGATTTACAGAGCCACAACTGTATTAATATGCGCTTGCCGACGCTCGGCGGATTATACGCGTGGGAATTTTCTAAAGACGGACAGGAGATTCGCGTACGGGTCGAAGGGCAATTAACCTTCAATAATCTGGCTTCGCGTATTAATGCGGCAACCAGCGGAATGGGACTGGCGTTCGTGCCGGAAGATTGCGTGGCCGATGCGGTGGCGCAGGGAACGCTTGAGACTGTGCTCGATGAATGGTGCGAACCTTTTCCCGGCTACTTTCTCTATTATCCGAGCCGAAAACAACATACCGCCGCCTTTGCGCGTTTAATTGACACGCTGCGTTACTCCGCGCATTGA
- a CDS encoding DUF1471 domain-containing protein, producing the protein MKKVTAALFATSLVIFSTATWAATQVTSAAGMQPIGSVSVSGADTLSDLQHQLNQKATQEGASSFKIVSAGGDDKYYGVATLYK; encoded by the coding sequence ATGAAAAAGGTTACAGCAGCGCTTTTCGCAACGAGTCTGGTTATTTTCTCTACGGCAACCTGGGCAGCAACTCAAGTGACCTCGGCTGCCGGAATGCAGCCGATTGGCAGCGTCTCCGTTTCCGGTGCCGATACCTTAAGCGACCTGCAACACCAGTTGAATCAGAAAGCAACGCAAGAGGGTGCCAGCAGCTTTAAAATCGTTTCTGCCGGTGGCGATGATAAATATTACGGCGTTGCGACGCTGTATAAATAA
- a CDS encoding metalloregulator ArsR/SmtB family transcription factor, protein MLHPVQLFKTLSDETRLSIVMLLRESGELCVCNLCAATGESQPKISRHMAILREYNLVIDRREGKWVHYRLSPHIPAWAADVIDTSWNCLREETRERLKTAASGSC, encoded by the coding sequence ATGCTACATCCGGTTCAGCTTTTCAAAACGCTCTCCGATGAAACCCGCCTGTCAATTGTGATGCTGCTCCGCGAATCCGGAGAACTCTGCGTCTGCAATCTCTGTGCGGCGACGGGAGAATCGCAGCCCAAAATTTCCCGCCATATGGCGATCCTGCGTGAATACAACCTGGTTATCGACCGGCGTGAGGGGAAATGGGTTCATTATCGTCTCTCTCCGCATATTCCGGCCTGGGCCGCTGACGTCATTGATACCAGCTGGAACTGCCTGCGCGAAGAGACGCGCGAAAGGCTAAAAACCGCCGCGTCCGGCAGCTGTTAA
- the arsC gene encoding glutaredoxin-dependent arsenate reductase, whose protein sequence is MSNITIYHNPECGTSRNTLAMIRNSGEEPTIILYLETPPSRDELNKLIADMGISVRALLRKNVAPYEQLGLAEETFTDPQLIDFMLQYPILINRPIVVTPLGTRLCRPSEVVLDILPGQQKGAFTKEDGEQVVDAAGKRIV, encoded by the coding sequence ATGAGCAACATCACTATTTATCACAACCCGGAATGCGGCACGTCACGCAATACGCTGGCGATGATCCGCAACAGCGGCGAAGAGCCGACCATTATTCTCTATCTTGAGACGCCGCCGTCGCGCGATGAACTGAATAAGCTGATTGCGGATATGGGCATTTCGGTGCGGGCGCTGCTGCGTAAAAACGTCGCGCCTTACGAGCAGTTGGGGCTGGCGGAGGAGACATTCACCGATCCGCAGTTGATCGATTTTATGCTGCAGTATCCGATCCTGATTAATCGCCCGATTGTGGTGACGCCATTGGGGACGCGGCTGTGTCGTCCTTCGGAAGTGGTGCTGGATATTCTGCCCGGTCAGCAAAAAGGGGCATTCACGAAAGAAGATGGCGAGCAGGTTGTGGATGCCGCAGGCAAGCGAATCGTATAA